A section of the Festucalex cinctus isolate MCC-2025b chromosome 9, RoL_Fcin_1.0, whole genome shotgun sequence genome encodes:
- the LOC144026328 gene encoding solute carrier family 25 member 53-like encodes MMAGSPKLQDKEDPRDSKTRFHSYLHGGTSSLLSTLIVFPVYKTVFRQQIHNIQVHRAVEQLRKEGLVKLYRGVTPPLLMRTLSGTLLFGLQDTFLRLLSMPSLRVIPSPLHPAVAGLGVGVVEALVFTPFERVQNVLQSGHNDRRLPTLKSVLVKLKAQKLASGYYRAFLPIMARNALGSSLYFGLKGPLSAAVAGQGLSPLASSFVSGTVASMAISLSLYPLSVLVANMQVEVQTEVKGVVACWRMLWNSRQRSVLLLYRGGALVILRSCITWGITTAIYDRQQKRSG; translated from the coding sequence ATGATGGCAGGAAGTCCCAAGTTACAAGATAAAGAGGACCCGAGGGACTCAAAGACCCGTTTCCATAGCTACCTCCATGGTGGGACCTCAAGCTTGTTGTCCACCCTTATCGTCTTCCCCGTCTACAAGACCGTTTTCCGCCAACAAATCCACAACATCCAGGTCCATCGGGCAGTGGAGCAGCTCCGCAAAGAAGGCCTGGTCAAGCTCTACAGGGGCGTGACCCCACCATTACTGATGAGAACCCTCAGCGGTACGCTGCTCTTTGGACTGCAGGACACTTTCCTCCGCCTGCTCTCCATGCCCTCTCTCCGTGTCATCCCCTCCCCTCTGCATCCTGCCGTGGCGGGGCTCGGCGTGGGGGTAGTGGAGGCGCTGGTTTTCACGCCATTTGAGCGTGTTCAAAACGTGCTGCAGAGCGGCCACAACGACCGTCGCCTCCCAACGCTCAAGAGCGTTCTCGTTAAGCTGAAGGCGCAGAAGCTGGCCTCGGGCTACTACCGGGCCTTCCTGCCCATCATGGCTCGCAATGCCTTAGGCAGCTCCCTTTACTTTGGTTTGAAGGGGCCTTTGAGCGCCGCTGTGGCAGGACAGGGCCTTTCTCCATTAGCGTCCTCTTTCGTTTCTGGCACTGTGGCTTCCATGGCGATCAGCCTGAGTCTGTATCCGCTGTCCGTGCTGGTGGCCAACATGCAGGTGGAGGTGCAGACAGAGGTGAAAGGGGTGGTGGCCTGTTGGAGGATGCTGTGGAACTCCAGGCAGAGGAGTGTCTTGTTATTGTATCGAGGTGGTGCTCTGGTTATACTGAGATCGTGTATCACCTGGGGAATTACCACGGCCATCTATGACAGGCAGCAAAAACGCTCAGGCTAA
- the LOC144026327 gene encoding uncharacterized protein LOC144026327: protein MCDKRVKSEVQQFDKTNLRKTVTEEKKPLPTQKEIDEEKKINKEEPARMVNDEVERFNQMKLRKTKTDEKNTLPTKDVIEQEKKINEEEPARMVHDEVERFNQMKLRKTETDEKNTLPTKEEIQQEKKITEGEPASMVNKEVTKFNQKKLRRTKTDEKNPLPTKEEIDQEKKINEEEPARMVNDELERFNQMKLRKTKTDEKNPLPTKEEIEEERKINKSDPGRMVNDELERFNQMKLRKTKTDEKNPLPTKEEIEEERKINKSEPGRMVNDQVTRFNQKMLRKTETDEKNKLPTKEDIAAEKKMPKGGAC, encoded by the exons aTGTGCGACAAGAGGGTCAAATCGGAAGTGCAGCAGTTTGATAAAACCAATCTGCGGAAGACTGTAACAGAAGAGAAGAAGCCACTTCCAACTCAAAAGG agatTGATGAGGAAAAGAAAATTAACAAAGAGGAAC ctGCCAGAATGGTCAACGACGAAGTGGAACGATTTAACCAGATGAAGCTGCGGAAGACCAAAACGGATGAGAAGAACACGCTTCCAACTAAAGACG tgattgaACAGGAGAAGAAAATAAACGAGGAGGAAC CGGCCAGAATGGTCCATGACGAAGTGGAACGATTTAACCAGATGAAGCTGCGGAAGACCGAAACGGACGAGAAGAACACGCTTCCGACTAAAGAGG agaTTCAACAGGAAAAGAAAATAACTGAAGGGGAAC CTGCCAGTATGGTCAACAAAGAAGTGACCAAATTTAACCAGAAGAAGCTTCGGAGGACCAAGACAGATGAGAAGAACCCGCTTCCCACTAAAGAAG agattgatcaggaaaagaaaataaatgaagagGAAC ctgcCAGAATGGTCAACGACGAATTGGAACGGTTTAACCAGATGAAGCTGCGGAAGACCAAAACGGATGAGAAGAACCCTCTTCCGACTAAAGAGG agattGAAGAGGaaaggaaaataaacaaaagcgaCC CTGGCAGAATGGTCAACGACGAATTGGAACGGTTTAACCAGATGAAGCTGCGGAAGACCAAAACGGATGAGAAGAACCCTCTTCCGACTAAAGAGG agattGAAGAGGaaaggaaaataaacaaaagcgaAC CTGGCAGAATGGTCAACGACCAAGTGACGAGATTTAACCAGAAGATGCTTCGGAAGACCGAAACGGATGAGAAGAACAAGCTTCCCACCAAAGAGG ATATTGCTGCGGAAAAGAAAATGCCGAAAGGCGGCGCATGTTAA